One window from the genome of Malus domestica chromosome 01, GDT2T_hap1 encodes:
- the LOC103455390 gene encoding glucan endo-1,3-beta-glucosidase 8-like produces the protein MSKRLEYLPTHRAPFVVNIYPFLSLSRSFGFPKEFAFFDGGGKTVRDNGDPYNNVFDANYDTLLWTLKKASVPNLDIVIGEVGWPTDGQDYRSKKSAKKFYDGLLKNCYDGKPKFPMDLSGQESEHQMLKGVEGLKNLQKQWYCTSLGGKRSCDLEMHDRISYAFNEFYQNGDQDVRKCNFRGMGKKFHP, from the exons ATGTCGAAAAGACTAGAGTACCTTCCTACGCATAGGGCGCCATTTGTTGTCAACATTTATCCCTTCCTTAGTCTCTCCAGAAGCTTTGGCTTCCCAAAAGAATTTGCTTTCTTTGATGGTGGTGGCAAGACGGTTAGAGACAACGGTGACCCGTACAATAATGTGTTTGATGCAAATTATGATACACTTCTTTGGACGCTTAAGAAGGCAAGCGTCCCGAACTTGGATATCGTAATTGGGGAAGTAGGATGGCCTACTGATGGCCAGGACTACAGGAGTAAGAAATCGGCGAAGAAGTTTTATGATGGCCTCCTAAAAAATTG CTATGATGGCAAGCCTAAATTTCCCATGGACCTCTCCGGCCAAGAGTCCGAACATCAGATGCTCAAAGGCGTAGAGGGATTGAAAAACTTGCAGAAGcagtggt ACTGCACAAGCTTGGGAGGGAAGAGGTCGTGTGACTTGGAAATGCATGATAGAATCTCTTATGCTTTCAATGAGTTCTACCAAAACGGAGACCAAGATGTACGGAAATGCAATTTCAGAGGCATGGGAAAGAAG TTTCATCCATGA